In Mycobacteriales bacterium, the genomic window GTCAGCGTCGGGGGGCAGATCTGGGGCAGCGCCTCGGGCATCTGGCAGCCCCTCGCGGTCGGGGAGGACCCGGCCTACGGGTCGCCGGCGAGCTGACGCCGCCCGATCCCAGCCGCTGCGTCCGACCGGCGCCACGCCTCGACGGTCCTCCCGATCCCGGCCTCTGCCGCTCGGTGATATCCCCCGGCCCTTGGCCTGCCGCTCGCCGGTTTCCCCAGATCGGCGCGCGGGCCTGGCTTCGTGCCGCCGGCGCAACCGAACCTGGCCGCTATGCCGCGCCTGCTGTCCGCGCTCGTCGACCTCGCCGTGCCGGCTGCCTGCGTCGGCTGCGGCGCCTGGGGCACCGACCTGTGTCCGCCCTGCGCGGCGCCGCTGCGCGACCCTCCCCGGTGGGTGCGGCCCACGCCGTGCCCGCTCGGGCTGCCGCCGGTGGCGGCGATCGCGGCCTACGACGCGGGGGTGCGCGCCGCGCTGGTGCACCACAAGGAGCGGGCCGCCTACTCGTTGACCGCCCATCTCGCCGATGCGCTCGCCCGGGCGGTGGCGCATGCCGCGGTGACCGCCGACGAGTGTGCGCCGCTGCTGGTGCCGGTGCCGTCGTCGGCCGCCGCCCGCCGGGCCCGGGGCGACGATCCGCTGCTGCGCCTGGTGCGGGCCGCCGCCACCCGGCTGCGCCGGTCCGGCGTGCCGGTCACCGTCGAGGCCGCCGTCGTGCGGCACGGGCGGGCGGTGCGCGACTCGGCCGGGCTGTCCGCGCCCGACCGGGCCGCGAATCTCGCCGGTGCTTTCGATGCGACGGCCGAGCGCCTGCGG contains:
- a CDS encoding phosphoribosyltransferase family protein — encoded protein: MPRLLSALVDLAVPAACVGCGAWGTDLCPPCAAPLRDPPRWVRPTPCPLGLPPVAAIAAYDAGVRAALVHHKERAAYSLTAHLADALARAVAHAAVTADECAPLLVPVPSSAAARRARGDDPLLRLVRAAATRLRRSGVPVTVEAAVVRHGRAVRDSAGLSAPDRAANLAGAFDATAERLRGPRRAVLLVDDLVTTGATLAEAARALRRAGLPPVACAVVAHARRRLPPDLGVVTRGAAG